DNA sequence from the Myxosarcina sp. GI1 genome:
TTCATGGTTTCAAACTAAGATTAGAAGAACTAATTGATAGGGTTTGGCATTTAGAATTGAGAGCCAAGAAAATTGGCAACTGGTCTGAATGCGAGTATTACTACCGACTTTCGTGTCAGTTGAGAGAACTGTGTCAAGAACTGGGATAGCAAGTCGAACAGCATTAGCATTGATGAACGAGCAGTTGAGGCTTCACTGCAAAGCCTGAAAATTACTGATGAAGTTGTACTTGATGAATAACTCTACTATTCGATGGAATACCAATATTATGAATTTCAGGCACTCGAACGCCCGCTTACCAAAGCCGAACAAGACTATCTGCAAAGTTTATCAAGTCGGGTGAAGCCTACTGCCACCAGAGCGGTTTTTACCTACAGTTATGCAGATTTTCCAGAGAATCCATTATCAGTTTTAGAGAAATGCTTTGATGCCATGCTTTACATGGCTAATTGGGGAAGTTACCAATTAGCGTTTCGTTTTCCCAAATCAGCAGTTAATGTCTCTGCATTGGAATCTTATTGTATTGACAACATTATTGAGGTCTCTACTACAGCAAAATATGTAATCCTCAATCTTGAGATTCACAGAGAGGAAGGCGGTGGCTGGATTGAGGAAAATAATAATTGGCTTAGTGATTTGCTATCATTACGACAGGCACTTCTCCAAGAAGATTATCGGGTTTTATATTTAGCTTGGTTGCAGGCAGAGGCAGTCTCTGCCTACTTAAAGGAAGATGCACAAGAGCCACCTATTCCACCTAATCTGCAAAAGCTCAACGCTCCGCTTCAGTCATTTGTCGATTGGCTAGAAATGGATACGGATTTAATCACAGTGGCAGCAAAGGCTAGTCCAACAAAAAAGGAACCCAAAGAAACTTTCAAAGACTGGGTCAATTCGCTCTCAGATAAAGAGAAAACCCAGTGGTTACTGGAAATTATTGTAGGAGACTCAGCGATTGCTAGCCAGCTTCAGGCACGTTTACGTCAAAAGTTTGCTAAAGTTTCCGAACTTTCGTCTGTATTTAGTAATGAGCGGCGCAGCTTTTCGGAGTTAAGGGTCTTAGCTGATACCCAACGTTTAGAGCGACAGGCAAAAGAGAAAGCAGCGGCAAAAGCCAAACGCCGTAAGTATCTCGAATCTTTAAAGCCTCAACAAGCTCAGCTCTGGGAAACGATCGACGCTTTGATTGCTCGCAAACAAGCACAACCCTATGAGCAGGCAATTCAATACTTGGTTGACTTGAGAGATTTAGCAGCACTAGAGGAAGACTCGGCTACGTTTCAATCTCGGATTCGGCAAATGCAAACTACGTATTCTAACCGTTCGGGGTTGTTGAGAAGAATGCGTGCAGCTAAACTTTTGAGCCGAGAGAATTAGCTAGTTGCTATACACTAACCCTATATTGAAGCCGAAAGAGCGCGTTTTCTCTCAACCAACAAAAATATGTGAGAATGTGTGAGAAGTCCCTCGGCTTGATTTATTCGATTACCAGCACCAAGCAGTATTAGAGATGATTCGGATTAGAGGAATCGTAAAAACAGCCAATCGAGTAAAAAGTAAATTACAACAAGGAGTTCATCCCGACGAAGTTGATTCTCTAAAAAAATTTGTGTTCGATTCTCTACAAACCATCGACAAGCTCTGTGAGGAAGCTAAGACTTCATCTAAAAGACTTCCCGTGCGTTCGCGTCGAGCTTATGATTATCTCAAAAATATAGATTGGCAGAATTTACCTGTGACTAACCAAAAACAGGAAGAGGAAGAACCAGCTACAAGTAACAGTTCCACTCTGCGAATTAAAAACTTAATCAAAAAACAAAAGAATCTTCAACGACGGATAAGAGAGCTACCACCTAACTATAAAGTTACTCAACTAAAATCTATCGGCAAAGCCTTGAGCGATTATACTCTCCAAGTCGAAGGCATTTGCCAACAAAGTCGGGTCACTCCCGCCGCCTTGACCGCTCCTTCCCGCAAAGCTTATGCCTGGATGAAGTTTCTCAGCGATGAAAACTATCTCGACCTCCACCTAAAAACTGTCGGGAAAATCAAAAACCTAGCCGCTCAAACTATTAAAACCGAGCGGCTAAATATCTCAGAAGTTAAAGTAAACATTACTAACTACAATGGCTTGTATAAATATAGAAAGAATCATCAAGGAAATATCGAACTACAATTGAGCGAAGGATTTATCCAAGCTGAAGATAATGTTTTACAAGCAATTATTAATCTAATTTTAGTGGGTAAAAATCCCCAAGATAAACAACTGATTCGCAGCTTTGGTTTAACGGAAGAATATCGCGATATTCTTTTGGAATTGGATCTGATAGCCGAAGTCGATGCGGAGAAAGATCGAGAAAGTTATTACGATTTAGAAGAATTGTTTCATCGCCTAAATCGAGAATACTTTACAGGAAAGTTAGCCAAACCACGTCTAAGCTGGAATAAAATCTTGACCCAACGCAAATTGGGACACTACGAGCCTTTGCGAGACAGAGTAGTAATGAGTCGTACTTTAGACAATCCCCAAGTACCGCAAATGGTAGTGGAATTAGTTTTATATCACGAATTACTGCATAAATATCATGGAGTCAAATGGGTAAACGGAAAGCGCATGGTACACACTCCTGAATTTCGTCGTAGCGAAAGAAAATTTTAACACTATCAAGAGGCGCAACAGTGGCTAGAGCAATCTTTTGAAATCCCAATGTAATTATTAATCTAATGAACCTTCTGCGATCTAAGGTGAAATCACAACAGAAGCACCCCAAGAGCTGAAGTAGAAATTTATTTCAAGTGTTAAAGAAAACGACAGTGGGAGTAGCAGTAAAAGCTAGTCGTTTTGTAGCACATATGCAGCAATTAAGTTTTAACTGCCGTGATAATTGTGACTAAACCTTGATGGCTGAAACCCTTGTCAGATATAGACGTGACGGATGTGACGGCAAATACAAAAACTCATAATTAGCGGAATGACACTCGTACCAAAGTAGAACTGCATTTTTATAGCTGAACAAATATACGGAGAAGTTTTGTTATTTACCGTCACAGTTGCCATCCGTCATCCGCCAGAGGCGATCGCTGTTAAAAGAAAGTTTTGTTGCGTTTATTTCACATAATTTGTAAACTAAGAAGAGTAGTATAAATGCTCTTAAAGTGTAAACTCAAACTATGGCTACATTAGAAAGACAAAATAAGCTTCCTATGCCGTCAGAAGAAGAAAAAAAGCTGTCTACAGAAAGTAGCCGTATTTTAGCTAGTATTTTCGATACTAATTCTGCAACTCAGTTGTTGACAGTAAAGACAAATAGTGGAGAGGAAAAGTTACTCACGATTCCCACGGTAGCCTACGAACTGATGATAGAAATCTTGTCAGAAATAGCTCAAGGTAATGCAGTGACCATAGTACCAATAGAAGCAGAATTAACTACCCAACAAGCAGCAAATATACTGAATGTATCTCGACCTTATCTAACTAAGCTACTGGATTCGGGAGAAATACCGCACTACAAAGTGGGACAGCATCGCCGAGTTTTAGCAGAAGAGGTATATAAATACAAAGCGGAAATTGATGCTAGAAGAAGTAAATCACTAGACGAACTAACTAGCTTGAGCGAAGAACTAGAGCTATACGATGAATCCTAAGCTGACGGTAGTGTATGATGCCTGCGTATTGTATCCCAATGTCCTTCGAGATTTGTTAATGGAGCTAGCGGTTAGAGATTTAGTAAGAGCCAAATGGACTGAGCAAATACATCGAGAATGGCTGGAAAACTTAAGTAGAAATCGACCAGAAATACCAATCGAAAAGCTGTATCGCCTTCGAGACTTAATGAACGCTAATGTTCGAGATTGTCTGGTTGTCGATTACGAAGCTCTTATTCCGACTCTAAATCTACCAGATTCTAATGATAGGCATATCTTAGCAGCAGCAATTAAAGCAGATGCAGAGGTAATAGTTACCACGAACCTAAAAGACTTTCCCGAATCGGAATTAACCAAATACAAGATAGAAGCACAGCATCAAGATACCTTCATAACCAATTTAATAGAGCTTTATCCGTTACAAGTGTTAGAGGTAGTAAAAGTATGTCAGTTGAGACGTAAAAATCCACCTTGTTCGTGGGAACAGTTTTTGTCTAGTTTGCTACGTCAGCAGCTTCCCAATACAGTATTAATGCTAAAAAAGATTCGTTCTTGATAATTGTGGTGGATGATTAAAAAGCTTGGTTTCGAGAATTGGACTGATTTTTATAGTTGGGAATAGCGCGATAAGCCCGAAGGGCATCCGCTTCGCGATCGCGATCTTTTAGAAAAATACTTGTCAACCGTTTAAAAATTTCTTGAGATTTCAGCTTCAGAAACTATTACAATAATTGCTCTGCTACGAAAGTATAAGTATTAAATCTGAAGTATTAGACGGTAATATACGGTTCGTAAGATTAGGGGTAACTAAATCCTAAAAGCCTTGTTATGCAGAAGGTACAGCGATTTGATTCTCAATATTTTGCGATCGCTAAAAGATTAAAACAATCATCTATCTAAAACTTGACAATTTTATCTACCTACTAGTAGAATAAAAATATGAACTCAACCAAAACTCAAATTCTCGATACAGCCCAAGAACTCATTCAAAGAGTTGGACTTAACGCTATGAGTTATGCTGACATTAGCAAAGCGGTCAATATTCGTAAAGCCAGCATTCACTACCATTTTCCTACCAAAGAGAAATTGGTTGCTGCTTTGCTCGATCGCTTTAGTGATGATTTTTTTAGATTGGTAGATTCAATCTTGAAAATTTCGGATACGGCTGAAGTCAAGTTGCGTCGTTACTGCGGATTGTTTGAAGCCACTCTCAGCAGTGGAGAGAAAGACAAAGCTTGTCTGTGCGGAATGCTAGGAGCAGAATTTAAAACTCTTGAATCTTCATCAACCGAGCGAGTTTCTCGGTTTTATCAAGATAATAGAGTTTGTTTGATAAAACTTCTCCAAGAAGGACAGGAAACAGGAGAGTTTAAGTTTCCTGGTCAAACAGAAGCGATGGCTATTACGATCTTTTCTTCACTAGAAGGTGGACTACTTATTGCCAGAGCCGATGGTGGCATTAGCCAATTTCGTAGTATTGTCGAGCAATTAATCGTGATTGTGAAGGGCTAGCTCTGTCAGAGAATATTTTTTTTAGTTATTTGTTTACCTACTAATAGATAAAATCAGATTGCGGACGCAATTCTTCCAGTTGATGGAGGGGTAACGGCTGGTCGTCAAGCAGCTTAGAGACAACAGAAATTACTTTATTAAGAGGTTCAAAATCATGTCTAACACCAATGTACCGATTACTTTAAACGCCGAGAACTTTGCAACGGAAGTTCTCAACAGTTCGATTCCCGTAGTTGTTGACTTCTGGGCACCGTGGTGTGGTCCTTGTCGGGTAATCAATCCCATTTTGACCGACTTGGCAGAAAAGTATGCTGGAGTTGTTAAGATTGGAAAATTAAACATAGATGACTTTCCTCAAATAGCCAGCCAGTATCGGATTGACGCAATTCCCACTTTATTGTTCTTCGCTCGCGGACAAGTTAAAGAGCGTGTGGCAGGACTGCTTCCCAAACCACTGCTGTTCGAGAAAGTCGAGACATTAGTAGCACCGAGCGATAAAGCTGCTTAATTCACGATGGGAGATGGGTACTCAATACTTTCCTATTTCCCTCTTCCAGAATTTTTTAAGTAAAGCTCATAGAGGCTAATTATGTATCCGATTACAGTTGCTTCAACATCCGCACGATTTTATATACCTTCTAATAGGTAACTAAACATATTTAAAACAGGAGCATAAATCATGGAACGCTCATTAATTAGTTTATCCGCTTTGACTCTTTCTTTAATTTTCAACCCCGCAGTAGCGCAAGACCTAGCTGCCATTAATCAAAACGAGATCGGCAATAATGAAATTACCCCTTTTAATTTAGTCCGTCGTGGCTATCAAGGTTCTTTCTCAGAGCGCGGTATACCCAGTAATGGAGCTTTTGTTGCTGCTGTTCAATTTAGAAAAATAACTGCCAAAGATTTGGTCGAAAAAGCGATCGCTTCAGGCAGATTAGCTCCCGAAACTATTAACAACAGCAATTACCTCAATCAGGTTCGCTCTCATCTGACTACATTACAGCGTCGGTAATTCGAGCGTCAACTAACTGTTACTTAATTCAAAATGAGGTAGTAATATGAAACTTACCAAACAGACTTGGCAACCAGCTACAGAAAAAATCTATGACACCATCGTTATTGGTGGTGGTGCGGGAGGACTTTCTGCGGGAATATATCTGCAACGCTATCTACTCGATACTTTAATTATTGATAAGGGAAAAGCTCGTTCTTTTTGGATGAGCGAACTGCATAACTATTTAGGCTTACCTCCCGATACCCCTGGTCGTTCCGTTCTGCGGCAGGGTAAAGAGCATTTTCTTTCTCTGGGTGGGGATTTACTCGATGCTTATGTAGAAGAAGTAATAGACGAAGGAGAAACCTTTGCTATCAGAGTAAAAATCGGTCGCAATAACAGTCAGTACCATACTTTTCGCGCTAAATATCTTATCGCAGCCAGTGGCATTATTGACTATCTGCCAGAGTTAGAGAATATGCGTAATGTCTATGAATATGCGGGTTATAACCTTCATGTTTGTCTGATTTGTGATGGTTATGAAATGGCAGATAAAAAGGTGGGTGTCTTTGCCAACAGTGCGGGAAATGCTGAAGTTGTTTTTCCTTTAGGTTGGTTTACATCTAATATTACTTTGTTTACTCAAGGACTGTTTGAAGTACCTGATGACCTACGCAGCAGATTAGAGGCTCAAGGCTATCAAATTGAAGCGACTTCTATCGAGCAGTTTATTGGTGAAGACCATCAAATGACGGGAGTGGAATTAACCGATGGTCGAATAGTGAAATTAGATACTGGTTTGATTTCAATGGGTTCTAAATATCATGCTACTTATTTAGATAAATTCGAGCTAGAAAAACAAGGCGGAAATTTAGTTACGGACAAGATGGCTCGGACTTCCCACCCACGTATTTTTGCCATTGGCGATCTCAAGGTGGGATTGAATCAAGTGGTGGTAGCTGCTGCGGATGGGGCATTAGCTGCAACTCAAATTTGGCGCGATATCCGTCGTAGCACTTTTTCAAAAACTGTCGTCCAACAAGCTAGAGATTAGAAAGGCAATAATGAATTATTTATGTTCCGCAATCTCATACCAGCTTTATCCCACAAATATCATTTGATTGCCCCAAATTACCCTGGTTATGGTAACAGTTCGATGCCGAATATAGATGATTTTGATTATACTTTTGACCGCCTAGCCAAAGTAATGGAAAAATTTGTCCGAGCATTAAATTTACAACAATATAGTCTTTATCTGATGGATTATGGCGCACCAATCGGTTTTCGCCTCGCTGTTGCCCATCCCGAACGGGTTCAGGCACTGCTAATCCAGAACGGTAATGCTTACGAAGAGAGTTTAAAAGATTTTTGGACTCCGATTAAAACCTATTGGCAAGATAAGACGACCGAAAATGCCGATAAACTAAGAGAATTCTTAAATGTTGAGGCTATTAAATGGCAATATATCCACGGCGTTCGCGATTCCGAAGCAATTAGTCCCGACAGTTGGAATCTCGATCGGCTATTTCTAGATCGTCTTGAAAATCAAGAGATTCAGCTAGCTTTGTTTTATAGCTATAGTTCTAATCCGCCTTTGTATCCACAGTGGCAAGAATATTTGAGGAAACATCAACCTCCTACGCTCATTACCTGGGGCAAAAATGATTATATCTTTCCCGAATCAGGAGCGCATCCCTACAAACAAGACCTCAAAAACATTGAATTTCATCTGTTAGATACGGGACATTTTGCTTTGGAAGAAGAAGGAGAGGCGATCGCCAACCATATCGATAACTTCCTTTCCAGTCAATTACCAATTTAAAAGTAGCATCAAATAAACTAGATAAGCCCAATGCCAAAAACCAAATCTATGACCGAGAACCTTCTCAAACCAAGCGAACTCAGCCAGCGGTTGAAGGGAACTTCAGTGTTATCCAGTCAGCAGATAGGCTGGAAGGGAATCTCGGTCGAACAGTATCAATACGCTCCAAGTCTAGGCAAAACAGAAGAAAAAGAAATTCCCGGTCTGTCAGCTCATTGGCTAATCTTACCTCTAGGACATCCAGGTCATTTGAGCCAGAAGTCTGACAATCGCTTGCATGAATCTCTCTTTCAAAAGGGAGACAGCCTTTTGGTTCCTGCAAGAAAACCAACCTACTGGCGTTGTCCGGCAAGTCAGTTATCCTTTACAGAACTACATATTCACTTACAACAGGAGACAATCGCCAAAGTTGCTAAATCATCTGAAATAGATACAAAGCAAAGTGACCTCGTCAATCATTTTCGCAAGCAAGATTTACAACTGCAACATATCGCCATGCTGTTTTTAGCTGAATTACAGTCGGGTGGCATAATGGGGCGATTGTATGTCGAATCTCTAACTCAAGCGTTAGTCATTCATTTGCTGCGACACTATTCTGAGGTGGCACAAATTGTTACACCCCAAGAAACAAGTTTAACTCATACTCAGTTGCAGCAAGCAATTGACTATATTCACACGAACCTCGATCGCGATTTA
Encoded proteins:
- a CDS encoding PIN domain-containing protein — its product is MNPKLTVVYDACVLYPNVLRDLLMELAVRDLVRAKWTEQIHREWLENLSRNRPEIPIEKLYRLRDLMNANVRDCLVVDYEALIPTLNLPDSNDRHILAAAIKADAEVIVTTNLKDFPESELTKYKIEAQHQDTFITNLIELYPLQVLEVVKVCQLRRKNPPCSWEQFLSSLLRQQLPNTVLMLKKIRS
- a CDS encoding alpha/beta fold hydrolase, with the translated sequence MFRNLIPALSHKYHLIAPNYPGYGNSSMPNIDDFDYTFDRLAKVMEKFVRALNLQQYSLYLMDYGAPIGFRLAVAHPERVQALLIQNGNAYEESLKDFWTPIKTYWQDKTTENADKLREFLNVEAIKWQYIHGVRDSEAISPDSWNLDRLFLDRLENQEIQLALFYSYSSNPPLYPQWQEYLRKHQPPTLITWGKNDYIFPESGAHPYKQDLKNIEFHLLDTGHFALEEEGEAIANHIDNFLSSQLPI
- a CDS encoding TetR/AcrR family transcriptional regulator translates to MNSTKTQILDTAQELIQRVGLNAMSYADISKAVNIRKASIHYHFPTKEKLVAALLDRFSDDFFRLVDSILKISDTAEVKLRRYCGLFEATLSSGEKDKACLCGMLGAEFKTLESSSTERVSRFYQDNRVCLIKLLQEGQETGEFKFPGQTEAMAITIFSSLEGGLLIARADGGISQFRSIVEQLIVIVKG
- a CDS encoding SprT-like domain-containing protein, giving the protein MIRIRGIVKTANRVKSKLQQGVHPDEVDSLKKFVFDSLQTIDKLCEEAKTSSKRLPVRSRRAYDYLKNIDWQNLPVTNQKQEEEEPATSNSSTLRIKNLIKKQKNLQRRIRELPPNYKVTQLKSIGKALSDYTLQVEGICQQSRVTPAALTAPSRKAYAWMKFLSDENYLDLHLKTVGKIKNLAAQTIKTERLNISEVKVNITNYNGLYKYRKNHQGNIELQLSEGFIQAEDNVLQAIINLILVGKNPQDKQLIRSFGLTEEYRDILLELDLIAEVDAEKDRESYYDLEELFHRLNREYFTGKLAKPRLSWNKILTQRKLGHYEPLRDRVVMSRTLDNPQVPQMVVELVLYHELLHKYHGVKWVNGKRMVHTPEFRRSERKF
- the trxA gene encoding thioredoxin yields the protein MSNTNVPITLNAENFATEVLNSSIPVVVDFWAPWCGPCRVINPILTDLAEKYAGVVKIGKLNIDDFPQIASQYRIDAIPTLLFFARGQVKERVAGLLPKPLLFEKVETLVAPSDKAA
- a CDS encoding helix-turn-helix domain-containing protein, whose amino-acid sequence is MATLERQNKLPMPSEEEKKLSTESSRILASIFDTNSATQLLTVKTNSGEEKLLTIPTVAYELMIEILSEIAQGNAVTIVPIEAELTTQQAANILNVSRPYLTKLLDSGEIPHYKVGQHRRVLAEEVYKYKAEIDARRSKSLDELTSLSEELELYDES
- a CDS encoding NAD(P)/FAD-dependent oxidoreductase, translated to MKLTKQTWQPATEKIYDTIVIGGGAGGLSAGIYLQRYLLDTLIIDKGKARSFWMSELHNYLGLPPDTPGRSVLRQGKEHFLSLGGDLLDAYVEEVIDEGETFAIRVKIGRNNSQYHTFRAKYLIAASGIIDYLPELENMRNVYEYAGYNLHVCLICDGYEMADKKVGVFANSAGNAEVVFPLGWFTSNITLFTQGLFEVPDDLRSRLEAQGYQIEATSIEQFIGEDHQMTGVELTDGRIVKLDTGLISMGSKYHATYLDKFELEKQGGNLVTDKMARTSHPRIFAIGDLKVGLNQVVVAAADGALAATQIWRDIRRSTFSKTVVQQARD
- a CDS encoding AraC family transcriptional regulator, yielding MPKTKSMTENLLKPSELSQRLKGTSVLSSQQIGWKGISVEQYQYAPSLGKTEEKEIPGLSAHWLILPLGHPGHLSQKSDNRLHESLFQKGDSLLVPARKPTYWRCPASQLSFTELHIHLQQETIAKVAKSSEIDTKQSDLVNHFRKQDLQLQHIAMLFLAELQSGGIMGRLYVESLTQALVIHLLRHYSEVAQIVTPQETSLTHTQLQQAIDYIHTNLDRDLSLSQIASVINISPTYFASLFKRITGTSPHQYVIQQRVERAKLLLSKTNLAIADIALQVGFSSQSHLTQQFRRLTGVTPKQIRLSALD